From the Bacteroidota bacterium genome, one window contains:
- a CDS encoding prepilin-type N-terminal cleavage/methylation domain-containing protein yields MKKKLLLTKLPAFTLTELLVVLVIIGILVLLALPNLMPLISKAKSTEAQLQLEHIHTLQKSHFYLHSKYSSNFDEIGFEHVKLVTQDGTGNYQIEVVEAGTTTFKVRATAVIDFDGDGTFNVWEVDQDKNLKEVTKD; encoded by the coding sequence ATGAAAAAGAAATTACTTTTAACAAAGCTCCCAGCATTTACCTTAACTGAATTATTGGTAGTGTTAGTAATAATAGGCATACTGGTTTTACTCGCATTACCTAACCTGATGCCTCTAATATCTAAAGCAAAAAGTACGGAGGCCCAATTACAGTTGGAGCATATTCATACTTTACAAAAAAGCCACTTTTACCTTCATTCTAAATATAGCAGCAATTTCGATGAAATTGGTTTTGAACATGTCAAACTTGTAACTCAAGATGGAACAGGCAACTATCAGATAGAAGTTGTGGAAGCAGGCACCACAACTTTTAAAGTAAGGGCTACCGCTGTAATAGATTTTGATGGTGATGGAACATTTAATGTATGGGAAGTAGATCAAGACAAAAACCTGAAGGAGGTTACAAAGGATTAG